A stretch of the bacterium genome encodes the following:
- a CDS encoding GNAT family N-acetyltransferase translates to MRTHIASMNEVRDWVSQSKSETVDYMFASHILLWCDEAVVAKRAGRIVGLALISPGYWERRDPEIAALYVEPEFRSRGLGTKLVRDAVRRCLKRGLVPVLVQLRSARSRSIVEALPEKLLRAVEALDLVEGEDYDEMAEREEAEIGLQMVVGV, encoded by the coding sequence ATGAGGACCCACATTGCTTCTATGAATGAAGTTAGGGACTGGGTGAGCCAGTCGAAATCCGAGACTGTCGACTACATGTTTGCTAGTCACATTTTGCTCTGGTGCGATGAGGCAGTAGTTGCCAAGAGGGCGGGAAGAATCGTTGGTTTGGCCCTAATCTCTCCTGGATACTGGGAAAGGCGAGATCCAGAGATCGCTGCTCTCTACGTAGAACCGGAGTTTCGGAGCCGTGGTCTTGGGACGAAACTTGTCAGAGACGCAGTGAGACGCTGTCTGAAGCGTGGTCTTGTTCCAGTGCTTGTTCAACTACGCTCAGCCCGTTCACGAAGTATCGTTGAGGCTCTGCCTGAGAAACTGCTTCGAGCGGTTGAAGCTTTGGATTTGGTCGAGGGGGAGGATTACGACGAAATGGCAGAGCGGGAAGAAGCGGAGATAGGTCTGCAGATGGTGGTGGGAGTATGA
- the dcd gene encoding dCTP deaminase gives MILSDRDIRLHLKSGKIRIDPAPILEEQLGSCSIDLHLGNTFKIFNHSKYPYIDPRNPSISKELMKEISVPGSEAFIMRPGEFCLAITEESIALADDLLGRLEGRSSLGRLGIIVHSTAARVDPGWEGKIVMELGNIGVMPVALYPGMRICSLTFEQVSTVVDNPYAKRKSSKYVNQDAPLASKLSDEMSVEPRYVKHGKKAVRI, from the coding sequence ATGATTCTTTCTGACCGAGACATTCGTCTCCACCTCAAGAGCGGGAAAATCCGCATTGATCCAGCTCCAATTCTTGAAGAACAGCTTGGTAGCTGCTCAATTGACTTGCATTTGGGCAATACTTTCAAAATCTTTAACCATTCCAAATACCCGTATATTGACCCAAGGAACCCATCGATTTCCAAAGAACTGATGAAAGAGATCTCTGTTCCTGGTAGCGAAGCCTTCATCATGCGGCCAGGGGAGTTTTGTCTGGCAATTACCGAGGAATCAATTGCTTTGGCTGATGACTTGCTTGGTCGACTCGAAGGACGAAGTAGTTTGGGAAGACTGGGAATCATTGTTCACTCCACGGCGGCTCGGGTCGATCCGGGTTGGGAAGGAAAAATAGTCATGGAACTCGGAAACATTGGCGTCATGCCAGTGGCTCTTTATCCCGGGATGCGGATTTGCTCACTGACCTTTGAGCAGGTTTCGACTGTGGTGGACAACCCTTACGCGAAGAGAAAGAGCTCAAAGTATGTCAATCAAGATGCACCTTTGGCTTCAAAGTTGAGTGATGAAATGAGTGTCGAGCCTAGGTACGTCAAACACGGAAAAAAAGCGGTGCGAATTTAG
- the dcd gene encoding dCTP deaminase, translating into MILSKQTIQKLLKEKKIKINPFSEADLGAVSIDLHLGAEGLNPDSGKEVDLNDYHLSLDEFLLANTQEYVALPDNIVARVVPRSSLARLGVLATFDADILPPNYSGKPLLTLKNLSKKPILLKAGLAVAQIMFEQVDAPVEGYASRYNHEKPEESKLCEEMVEEKN; encoded by the coding sequence ATGATACTCTCAAAGCAAACGATACAAAAATTACTTAAGGAAAAGAAAATTAAGATCAACCCTTTCTCAGAGGCTGATCTTGGAGCAGTCAGCATTGACCTTCATCTTGGTGCTGAGGGGTTGAACCCCGACAGTGGTAAAGAAGTTGATTTAAATGACTACCACCTTTCCTTGGATGAGTTTCTTCTCGCGAACACACAAGAATATGTCGCCCTTCCGGACAATATTGTTGCTCGGGTAGTTCCGCGGAGTTCTTTGGCTCGACTTGGAGTGCTCGCAACTTTTGATGCCGATATTTTGCCCCCAAACTATTCGGGAAAACCCTTGTTAACCTTGAAAAACCTTTCCAAAAAACCAATTTTACTGAAAGCTGGTCTGGCGGTGGCTCAAATCATGTTTGAGCAAGTCGATGCTCCAGTCGAGGGTTACGCGAGCCGTTACAACCACGAAAAGCCAGAAGAAAGCAAACTTTGTGAAGAGATGGTGGAGGAGAAAAACTGA
- a CDS encoding thymidylate synthase — protein MATRSPKWPILYENILRVGDPDQSVGVVTLWTERDVIKDSLEKKDYAAIGNLYSAAGINHMMRNVLANPHIKHLVVWGADMSGSASSLRNFMEKGIDENYKIQGAPGEIEKEIPRQAVEDFRKNVELIDMRGKPKEEVVKVVKSFKKEKPFRPKAEVFPASEKKVSTWPSEQVSYRIEAPTVAQLWLKVLNMVTKYGRVKSTRYATTNELKELLNLNAVVTEEDPLNEYFPEYLPFTMQELKAYYPEWLTARRIPGTAYNYGDRMRNMDGINQIEEIKKLLQTRPDSKKMIASLYNVKVDWAAANTGDTPCITQVICGVQDKKLFMTVHVRSQDMFHGWPRNMFAARKLQKEIADSAGYPLGKLAMITHSAHMYADDWTTSQQILEDWYIKEAKHKAGYRFDEDPRGNWLIEVDRVNSLITAKLYTADMSTQLAMFHGKTAEEVAYQIGDWELITMTSHAEIVGIELGKAEIALKAGLEYRQDKPLDLNKKYVAEELIKQEEIPAETRYVRKGKKVIPLKN, from the coding sequence ATGGCAACTAGAAGCCCCAAATGGCCAATTCTTTATGAAAACATCTTGCGAGTTGGAGATCCGGATCAATCTGTTGGGGTGGTTACCCTTTGGACTGAGCGGGATGTGATCAAGGATTCTTTGGAGAAGAAAGATTATGCCGCCATCGGCAATCTTTATTCGGCAGCTGGAATCAACCACATGATGCGCAACGTTCTCGCCAATCCGCACATCAAGCATTTGGTTGTTTGGGGAGCAGATATGTCGGGGTCAGCCTCGTCCCTGCGCAATTTTATGGAAAAAGGGATTGATGAAAACTACAAGATTCAAGGTGCTCCGGGCGAGATCGAAAAAGAAATACCTAGGCAGGCAGTTGAGGATTTTCGCAAAAACGTAGAGCTCATCGATATGCGCGGCAAGCCGAAGGAAGAAGTGGTCAAAGTGGTCAAATCTTTCAAAAAAGAAAAACCTTTTCGGCCTAAAGCGGAAGTCTTTCCAGCCTCGGAGAAGAAAGTTTCGACCTGGCCTTCGGAGCAAGTTAGTTATCGTATCGAAGCTCCAACTGTCGCACAGCTTTGGCTCAAAGTGCTCAACATGGTCACCAAGTACGGCCGGGTTAAAAGTACCAGATATGCAACGACCAACGAGCTCAAAGAGCTTTTAAATCTGAATGCGGTTGTGACTGAGGAAGACCCACTCAACGAGTATTTTCCCGAGTATTTACCCTTCACCATGCAGGAGTTGAAGGCTTATTACCCCGAATGGTTGACCGCTCGGCGAATTCCCGGGACTGCCTACAACTATGGTGACCGCATGCGCAACATGGATGGGATCAACCAAATCGAAGAAATCAAAAAACTTTTGCAGACCAGACCGGACAGCAAAAAGATGATCGCTTCTCTATACAATGTCAAAGTTGACTGGGCGGCTGCCAACACGGGGGACACACCCTGCATTACTCAAGTCATTTGTGGTGTGCAGGACAAAAAACTTTTCATGACCGTCCACGTGCGCAGTCAAGACATGTTCCACGGCTGGCCCCGCAACATGTTTGCTGCTCGCAAACTGCAAAAAGAAATCGCCGATTCGGCTGGCTACCCACTGGGGAAACTGGCGATGATTACCCACAGTGCTCATATGTATGCTGATGACTGGACCACTTCCCAGCAAATTCTTGAGGACTGGTATATCAAAGAAGCGAAGCACAAGGCCGGCTACCGCTTTGACGAAGATCCCCGCGGTAACTGGCTGATTGAGGTAGATCGAGTAAATAGTTTGATCACTGCCAAACTCTATACAGCTGACATGAGTACGCAGTTAGCAATGTTTCACGGCAAGACCGCTGAAGAGGTGGCCTACCAAATCGGGGACTGGGAGCTGATCACGATGACTTCACACGCCGAAATTGTTGGCATTGAGCTAGGCAAAGCCGAGATTGCCCTCAAAGCTGGTCTTGAGTATCGCCAAGATAAACCCTTAGATTTAAATAAAAAATACGTTGCTGAAGAGTTGATTAAACAAGAAGAAATTCCCGCCGAAACCCGTTACGTGCGCAAAGGTAAAAAAGTAATTCCTCTCAAAAACTAA
- a CDS encoding sigma factor-like helix-turn-helix DNA-binding protein, producing METIMKKGRIPDLRKCKNCQRLYRKHKSVNYCCFCGTSLGERQLPKVRLSCSADLSRLTRVLYYRRAGRNQYSNRKAARCLQALAENDSKQLYRIVVLHLELNNHGQSWSFAKIGRQTGLSESTVRSRYHIAVRKMREMIWQ from the coding sequence ATGGAGACGATCATGAAGAAAGGCAGGATCCCCGACCTACGCAAGTGCAAGAACTGTCAGCGACTCTACCGCAAGCACAAATCGGTGAACTACTGCTGTTTTTGCGGGACGAGCTTAGGAGAGAGGCAACTTCCCAAAGTTCGCCTTTCCTGTAGCGCTGATCTGAGCCGGCTGACCCGTGTCCTCTATTACCGACGAGCCGGTCGCAACCAGTACTCGAATCGAAAAGCGGCTCGTTGTCTACAAGCACTGGCTGAAAATGACAGCAAGCAGCTCTACCGCATTGTGGTGCTTCATCTGGAGCTCAACAACCACGGACAGTCCTGGTCCTTTGCAAAGATTGGTCGGCAGACAGGACTCTCAGAATCAACCGTGCGGTCTCGCTATCACATTGCTGTGCGGAAGATGCGCGAGATGATCTGGCAATAA
- the tmk gene encoding dTMP kinase: MSAKFIVFEGSDGTGKTTQAKLLRDFLAKKGIDSVIIDFPRYWSSFHGRIIRRYLHGELGKLDHVNPYLISFAYSLDRATAKEEIQGWLNEGKFVIADRYAPSNMAYQAAKLPPSKRNQFIKWDYDLEYKENKIVPEDFVLYLYLPIDITTKLLKKRNRKLDIHEVNVDLLRESQKMYLKLSKRFKHWVVINCVDEQGNLKSREEIHEKIVATLKKLNII, translated from the coding sequence ATGTCAGCTAAGTTCATTGTTTTCGAGGGCTCGGACGGAACTGGAAAAACTACCCAAGCAAAACTTTTAAGAGACTTTTTGGCCAAAAAGGGTATCGACTCGGTTATTATCGATTTTCCTCGCTATTGGAGCAGTTTTCATGGACGTATTATCCGCCGCTACTTGCACGGTGAACTTGGTAAGCTTGATCATGTTAATCCTTATCTGATTTCCTTTGCTTATTCTCTCGATCGGGCCACCGCCAAAGAAGAAATCCAAGGCTGGCTTAACGAAGGAAAATTTGTTATCGCTGATCGTTACGCTCCTTCCAACATGGCTTATCAGGCGGCGAAGCTGCCACCCTCCAAACGTAATCAGTTCATTAAATGGGATTACGATTTGGAATACAAAGAGAATAAAATTGTCCCGGAAGATTTTGTCCTCTATCTTTACCTTCCAATTGATATCACTACCAAACTCTTGAAAAAAAGAAACCGTAAACTAGACATTCATGAAGTTAATGTTGATCTTTTGAGAGAGAGTCAAAAAATGTATTTAAAGCTTTCAAAAAGATTCAAACACTGGGTTGTTATCAACTGTGTCGATGAGCAAGGAAACCTCAAAAGCAGGGAAGAGATTCACGAGAAAATAGTTGCAACTCTGAAAAAGTTAAATATAATTTAA
- the rpsB gene encoding 30S ribosomal protein S2 has translation MAKTPSMKELLEAGAHFGHQTRRWNPKMGNYIFGARAGVHILDLEKTEEKLKEAAEFVRETVEKGGSVVFLATKKQAQEIVKTEAERVGAMFLVERWLGGLFTNFEAVKKTIEKIPQLEENLKPESKFTKKEQLLISRELAKLNRNIGGIKNLEKLPEILFVVDAKKEDNAIKEARKTGVKVVSIVDTNADPTSVDFPIPANDDAIKSISLVVKTIADAFEEGKAANQKRMEKEAKKVEKEKED, from the coding sequence ATGGCAAAAACACCGTCAATGAAAGAACTACTTGAAGCTGGGGCTCACTTTGGGCATCAGACCAGGCGTTGGAATCCCAAAATGGGTAATTATATTTTTGGGGCGCGCGCCGGGGTCCATATTCTCGATCTGGAAAAAACCGAGGAAAAACTCAAAGAGGCAGCCGAATTTGTGCGTGAAACAGTCGAAAAAGGCGGCAGCGTCGTTTTCTTGGCAACCAAAAAGCAAGCCCAGGAAATCGTTAAAACTGAAGCTGAACGAGTCGGGGCAATGTTTCTGGTCGAGCGCTGGCTCGGCGGGCTTTTCACCAATTTCGAGGCAGTCAAAAAGACAATTGAGAAAATTCCCCAACTTGAGGAAAATTTAAAACCGGAGAGCAAATTTACCAAAAAAGAGCAGCTTTTGATCAGTCGCGAACTGGCCAAGCTAAATCGCAATATTGGTGGGATAAAGAATCTTGAGAAGCTTCCTGAGATACTTTTTGTTGTTGATGCGAAGAAAGAAGACAACGCGATCAAGGAGGCCAGAAAAACCGGTGTCAAGGTCGTTAGTATCGTCGATACCAACGCTGACCCGACCAGTGTTGATTTTCCAATTCCCGCCAACGATGACGCGATCAAATCGATCAGTCTGGTTGTGAAAACCATTGCCGACGCCTTTGAAGAAGGGAAGGCAGCAAACCAGAAAAGAATGGAAAAAGAAGCTAAAAAAGTCGAGAAGGAAAAGGAGGATTAG
- the tsf gene encoding translation elongation factor Ts: protein MTDINAAQVKQLREETGAGVMDARKALLDSDGDMEKAKDILKAAGAEKVAKRARRETGQGLIETYVHAGGKVGAMVHLACETDFVAKTDEFKNLAREIAMQVAAMNPADVDELEKQDYIREPGKTIKTLIDEVIAKTGENVQVKKMVRYSLTD, encoded by the coding sequence ATGACAGACATTAACGCTGCACAAGTGAAACAACTTCGAGAAGAAACCGGGGCAGGGGTGATGGACGCCCGCAAAGCCTTGCTCGATTCTGATGGAGACATGGAAAAAGCCAAGGACATCCTCAAAGCCGCCGGAGCAGAAAAGGTTGCCAAAAGAGCGCGGCGTGAGACCGGACAAGGCCTGATTGAAACCTACGTCCACGCTGGTGGCAAGGTTGGGGCTATGGTACACTTAGCTTGCGAAACCGATTTCGTTGCCAAAACTGACGAGTTTAAAAATCTCGCCCGCGAAATTGCCATGCAAGTGGCCGCCATGAATCCAGCCGATGTTGACGAGTTGGAAAAACAGGACTACATCCGCGAGCCGGGAAAGACCATCAAAACTTTGATCGACGAGGTCATCGCCAAAACTGGTGAGAACGTACAAGTTAAAAAAATGGTTCGCTACTCGCTCACCGATTAA
- the frr gene encoding ribosome recycling factor — protein MEQLLTQTKEKMNKALSHLDEELKGVRTGRATPALIEGVKVAVYGSPLNLRDVASVNAPEPRMLLVQPWDPNNTDAVAKAIREAGLGFNPIVEANLVRVPVPELTEERRNELTKLVSEKAEGARVALRAIRREAMETIDKEKKNSQISEDEQKRHQEQVQKITDEDMKTLEERVKSKQAELAQI, from the coding sequence ATGGAACAACTTCTTACCCAAACAAAAGAAAAAATGAATAAAGCTCTTTCTCACCTTGATGAAGAGTTAAAAGGGGTTCGCACTGGTCGAGCAACACCAGCTTTGATTGAAGGGGTGAAGGTGGCTGTTTATGGCTCCCCACTAAATTTGCGGGATGTGGCCAGTGTCAATGCTCCCGAGCCAAGAATGCTTTTGGTCCAGCCCTGGGATCCGAACAATACCGACGCAGTCGCCAAAGCTATCCGTGAAGCCGGTTTAGGTTTTAACCCGATTGTTGAGGCAAACTTAGTTCGTGTTCCGGTTCCAGAACTAACAGAGGAAAGAAGAAATGAGTTGACCAAGCTGGTCAGCGAAAAGGCTGAGGGAGCCAGAGTTGCCCTACGCGCGATTCGTCGGGAAGCAATGGAAACAATTGACAAAGAAAAAAAGAATTCGCAAATCAGTGAAGACGAACAAAAACGTCATCAAGAGCAGGTACAAAAAATTACCGACGAGGATATGAAGACTTTAGAAGAAAGAGTAAAATCAAAGCAAGCGGAGCTGGCCCAAATTTAA
- a CDS encoding M50 family metallopeptidase: MLLTIAIIAIGIVVTAALITFLVTIHEFGHFLTAKFFGVKVEEFGIGFPFPGRLWKKKFGETEYSIGTLPAGGFVRLFGEEEEENKPRSFSSKPAWQRAVIIVAGVFVNFVFAFVLFTALLGFSGWKTQIPQLFGVNHFPFGSQENQVLVVDVEKDSGADTAGIEAGDIILSVNEKKIESIEELRGGTNASKGQALNLTLENSQTEEKRQAQVTPRYNEEEKRWLIGVAPSELTVLSYPSLAEKIFVGPLHSANMLQYQYEVMKNLFSTSVKEGNATPITQNVSGVVGVGGVITQLIQVLGFGAAVPLLTVMALLSLLLAIINVLPIPAVDGGRLFFVLVELVTRKKVNATVERWVHTAGFGILIVLFVLITFNDILKFF, encoded by the coding sequence ATGTTACTCACCATTGCTATCATTGCCATTGGAATAGTTGTCACCGCCGCCCTGATCACTTTTCTGGTCACAATCCACGAATTCGGTCATTTTCTGACGGCCAAATTTTTTGGAGTAAAAGTCGAAGAGTTTGGGATTGGCTTTCCTTTTCCGGGGCGACTTTGGAAAAAGAAATTCGGTGAGACGGAATATTCAATCGGAACTTTGCCGGCCGGGGGTTTTGTCAGACTTTTTGGTGAAGAGGAAGAAGAGAACAAGCCCCGCAGTTTTTCTTCCAAACCGGCTTGGCAAAGAGCAGTCATAATAGTAGCCGGAGTTTTTGTTAACTTCGTTTTTGCTTTTGTTCTCTTTACCGCCTTACTTGGGTTTTCTGGCTGGAAAACGCAGATTCCGCAGCTTTTTGGAGTCAACCACTTTCCTTTTGGTAGTCAAGAAAACCAAGTTCTTGTCGTTGACGTTGAAAAAGATTCCGGTGCTGACACGGCGGGAATAGAGGCAGGGGATATCATCTTGAGTGTAAATGAGAAAAAGATTGAGTCAATCGAAGAGTTGAGAGGAGGAACCAACGCTTCAAAAGGACAGGCTTTGAATCTGACACTGGAAAACTCACAAACAGAAGAAAAGCGCCAAGCCCAAGTCACCCCAAGGTACAATGAAGAAGAAAAACGATGGTTGATCGGAGTTGCACCTTCTGAATTGACCGTGCTTTCTTATCCAAGTTTGGCCGAAAAAATCTTTGTCGGGCCACTGCACTCGGCTAACATGTTGCAGTACCAATACGAAGTGATGAAAAATCTCTTTTCCACTTCGGTAAAAGAGGGCAATGCAACCCCAATTACCCAGAATGTCTCTGGAGTTGTTGGTGTAGGTGGAGTCATCACCCAACTGATCCAAGTTCTCGGCTTTGGGGCTGCCGTCCCACTGCTGACTGTCATGGCTCTTTTGAGTTTGCTGCTTGCCATCATCAATGTCTTACCCATTCCAGCGGTTGACGGCGGACGACTCTTTTTTGTTTTGGTCGAGCTTGTCACTAGAAAAAAAGTCAACGCCACGGTTGAGCGTTGGGTCCATACCGCTGGCTTTGGCATCTTGATCGTGCTTTTCGTTCTTATTACTTTTAATGACATCCTTAAGTTTTTCTAG
- a CDS encoding aminoacyl--tRNA ligase-related protein: MRFSDSFIKTLREAPKDETSANAQLLIKGGFIDKLMAGSYTLLPLGRRVEQKIEEIVREEMNATGAQEILMPLLHPKEIWNETGRWDTAAEVMYQFKKDEKEYALSFTHEEIVMDVIRKHIGSYKDLPANLYQFSTKFRSEKRPKSGILRGREFLMKDLYSAHINEEDMWKYYWQVADTYLKVFKRMNLDAIITEAGGGVFTDRLTHEFQVKSEVGEDTIYMADGWKYAKNEEIMTDEDRKAKGLKSIKSIEVGNIFPYGTDKYSDSMKVLYTDKNGDKKPVWFGAYGIGITRLIGVLVEVFHDEHGIIWPESVAPAQIHLIKIGDNKEADEIYDKLIKSGKEVLYDDRDVSAGVKLSDADLIGLPQRWVVSEKTLKEDSVEVKKRSEEKVTLKKISELV; this comes from the coding sequence ATGCGTTTTTCCGATTCCTTTATAAAAACCTTGCGCGAAGCACCGAAAGATGAAACCAGCGCTAACGCTCAACTACTAATTAAGGGTGGGTTTATCGACAAATTGATGGCTGGTTCTTATACGCTGTTGCCTTTGGGTAGGCGAGTTGAGCAAAAGATTGAGGAAATAGTTCGGGAAGAAATGAACGCTACGGGAGCACAGGAAATTCTCATGCCACTTCTTCATCCAAAAGAAATTTGGAATGAAACGGGACGTTGGGACACAGCAGCAGAGGTGATGTATCAGTTTAAAAAAGACGAAAAAGAATACGCTCTATCGTTTACCCATGAAGAGATTGTCATGGATGTTATTCGAAAGCACATCGGTAGTTACAAAGATTTACCCGCCAATCTTTATCAGTTTTCCACAAAATTCCGCTCGGAAAAGCGTCCAAAATCAGGAATCCTTAGGGGACGGGAGTTTCTTATGAAGGATCTCTACAGTGCACATATTAATGAGGAGGATATGTGGAAATATTACTGGCAGGTTGCTGACACATACCTAAAAGTTTTTAAGCGCATGAATCTTGATGCGATTATTACCGAGGCTGGTGGAGGCGTTTTTACCGATAGATTGACACACGAGTTCCAAGTAAAAAGCGAGGTAGGCGAAGACACCATTTATATGGCTGATGGTTGGAAATATGCAAAAAATGAGGAGATCATGACAGATGAGGATAGGAAAGCGAAAGGTTTAAAGTCAATTAAATCAATTGAGGTGGGGAACATTTTTCCATATGGGACTGACAAGTACTCAGATTCTATGAAAGTGCTTTACACGGATAAGAATGGAGACAAAAAGCCTGTATGGTTTGGAGCATACGGTATCGGTATTACACGTCTCATCGGCGTTTTGGTTGAAGTATTTCACGATGAGCACGGTATTATTTGGCCTGAGAGTGTGGCACCGGCGCAAATCCATCTCATTAAAATTGGGGATAACAAAGAAGCCGACGAGATTTACGACAAATTAATAAAGTCAGGCAAAGAAGTCCTATACGACGACCGGGATGTCTCTGCAGGAGTAAAACTTTCCGATGCTGATCTGATCGGACTTCCACAACGCTGGGTGGTTTCAGAAAAAACTCTCAAAGAAGACAGTGTTGAAGTGAAAAAGAGAAGTGAAGAAAAGGTAACTTTGAAGAAGATAAGTGAGTTAGTTTAA
- a CDS encoding PHP domain-containing protein yields MMAIDLHTHTIYSDGGLEPEELVRKAKEIGLSALAIADHDSVSALEEGLKIAQEVGIELVPALEISSYPDEENEFHILGYFIDWQNSVLVSTLKHFQEVRDKRAHKIAERLNELGYQVSYEEIRKQAKGTIVQPHVAAAVIGNPANEKKLKQEFGVSPKTGDFIREHLIQGKDAYITREALTPKEALDLIHKAGGITSLAHPCWNLVKKDSASGELVFDDAGLKELVKIGLDGIEVYAHRENEADTRACVDHYLKLATELNLVASGGSDFHGYGSAGKKLGFEDFYLKVPDAVLDELKKFKR; encoded by the coding sequence ATGATGGCAATTGACTTACACACCCATACAATTTACTCAGACGGTGGTTTGGAACCAGAAGAACTGGTGAGAAAAGCCAAAGAGATTGGTCTTTCGGCCCTGGCCATTGCTGATCACGATTCTGTTTCAGCACTTGAAGAAGGGTTAAAGATTGCCCAAGAAGTTGGTATTGAGCTAGTTCCAGCACTGGAAATCAGCTCTTACCCTGACGAAGAAAACGAGTTTCACATTTTAGGTTACTTTATTGATTGGCAGAACAGCGTTTTAGTTTCGACCCTGAAGCACTTTCAAGAAGTCAGAGATAAGCGGGCGCACAAAATTGCCGAGCGCTTAAACGAGCTTGGCTATCAGGTTAGCTATGAAGAGATACGCAAACAAGCCAAAGGAACTATAGTTCAACCCCATGTCGCGGCGGCCGTGATTGGAAATCCCGCCAATGAGAAAAAGTTAAAACAAGAGTTTGGAGTTTCACCCAAAACCGGAGATTTCATCCGCGAGCATTTGATCCAGGGCAAAGACGCTTACATCACGCGAGAAGCTCTCACTCCCAAAGAGGCGCTTGATTTGATTCACAAGGCAGGTGGAATTACTTCTTTGGCCCACCCATGCTGGAACTTGGTGAAAAAAGACTCAGCAAGCGGAGAATTAGTTTTTGACGATGCGGGCTTGAAGGAACTTGTTAAAATAGGTTTAGACGGGATTGAAGTTTATGCCCATCGGGAAAACGAAGCCGATACGAGAGCGTGCGTTGACCATTACTTGAAACTTGCTACCGAGTTAAATTTGGTTGCGTCCGGAGGAAGTGATTTTCATGGTTATGGATCGGCGGGGAAGAAGCTGGGTTTTGAGGATTTTTACCTTAAGGTGCCGGATGCGGTGTTGGATGAACTTAAGAAATTCAAACGATAG
- a CDS encoding HIT domain-containing protein encodes MEECLFCQIIRKEIPAKIVYEDENIIVFPDINPKARVHLLIVPREHINSVLDLTDKQNMTLTKMLKVVQELIRGQKIEGGYQLLFNGGKHQHVPHLHWHLLGD; translated from the coding sequence ATGGAAGAGTGTTTGTTTTGCCAAATAATTAGAAAAGAAATACCCGCCAAAATTGTCTATGAAGATGAAAATATTATCGTTTTTCCGGATATTAATCCCAAGGCGAGAGTACACTTGCTTATTGTACCTCGCGAGCACATAAACAGTGTTTTGGATTTGACGGACAAACAAAATATGACATTGACAAAAATGTTAAAAGTGGTACAAGAGTTAATAAGGGGTCAGAAAATCGAGGGTGGTTACCAACTTCTTTTCAACGGCGGTAAACACCAACACGTACCTCACCTCCACTGGCATTTGCTGGGAGACTAG
- the rpsU gene encoding 30S ribosomal protein S21, with the protein MTIVKAQEGESVDVLIRKFNKKVQADGILTELKKREFYEKPSVVRKREKQMRGRKRRVEY; encoded by the coding sequence ATGACTATTGTTAAGGCTCAAGAGGGCGAGTCAGTTGACGTCTTGATACGGAAATTTAATAAAAAAGTTCAGGCCGATGGTATTCTCACCGAGCTAAAAAAGCGGGAGTTTTACGAAAAACCCTCAGTTGTTCGTAAACGTGAGAAACAAATGCGCGGGCGCAAGCGCCGTGTTGAATATTAA
- the ybeY gene encoding rRNA maturation RNase YbeY — MHKIDVYIEPHYPLRKKQLSAPALATLEEAGVKGDSLVSVSIVGDRKMRALNKDYRGLDQTTDVLAFPYTFSSGKEKFVEAENSEYLNLGDIIISYPQLLERAAKEDMLVEEMAAFLVIHGTLHLLGYDHERDEEAAKMEPLEDAILSKLFPAIQVVH; from the coding sequence ATGCACAAGATTGATGTCTACATAGAACCACACTATCCACTGCGCAAAAAACAGCTCTCGGCTCCAGCATTGGCTACTTTGGAGGAAGCAGGGGTCAAGGGAGACAGTTTGGTCTCGGTTTCAATCGTGGGAGACCGCAAGATGCGAGCCTTGAACAAAGACTATCGTGGTCTTGATCAGACGACCGATGTGCTCGCCTTTCCCTACACTTTTTCATCTGGAAAAGAGAAGTTTGTCGAAGCTGAAAATTCTGAGTATTTAAATTTGGGCGATATCATCATTTCATACCCCCAGCTCCTTGAAAGGGCGGCGAAAGAGGATATGCTAGTTGAGGAGATGGCCGCTTTTCTCGTCATCCATGGAACACTACACTTGCTTGGTTATGATCACGAGCGGGATGAAGAGGCAGCCAAGATGGAACCACTGGAAGACGCGATCCTTTCCAAACTCTTTCCTGCAATACAAGTAGTCCATTAA